The following proteins are co-located in the Silene latifolia isolate original U9 population chromosome 1, ASM4854445v1, whole genome shotgun sequence genome:
- the LOC141642455 gene encoding putative lipid-binding protein AIR1B — MASQIMTLSYLLCLNLMFFTLVSANYYVPCPPPPSPPPSCHSCGGHHGGGSTPPKTPPSLTPPSGGHGPTTPTTGGDKCPIDILKLAACANVLPGLLGVVLGAPPKSQCCNLISGLTDLDAAICLCTAIKANVLGISLNVPISLSLLLNFCNKAGDASGFQCS, encoded by the coding sequence atggCTTCACAAATTATGACACTAAGTTACCTTCTATGCCTTAACCTTATGTTCTTCACTTTGGTTAGTGCTAATTACTATGTCCCTTGCCCACCACCACCAAGTCCACCACCATCGTGTCATTCGTGTGGCGGCCACCATGGTGGCGGTTCAACACCACCCAAAACACCACCATCACTGACACCCCCATCTGGAGGCCACGGTCCAACAACACCCACAACTGGAGGTGACAAATGCCCCATTGACATCCTTAAGTTGGCAGCATGTGCTAATGTCCTTCCCGGACTACTCGGTGTAGTGCTCGGGGCCCCACCAAAAAGTCAATGTTGCAATCTTATTAGTGGCTTGACTGACCTTGATGCAGCAATATGCCTTTGTACTGCCATTAAAGCTAATGTCTTAGGTATTAGCCTTAATGTTCCTATATCTTTAAGCTTGTTGCTAAACTTTTGCAACAAGGCCGGTGACGCCTCCGGCTTCCAGTGCTCTTAA
- the LOC141642532 gene encoding putative lipid-binding protein AIR1B: MASQIMTLSYLLCLNLMFFTLVSANYYVPCPPPPSPPPSCHSCGGHHGGGSTPPKTPPSLTPPSGGHGPTTPTTGGDKCPIDILKLAACANVLPGLLGVVLGAPPKSQCCSLISGLTDLDAAICLCTAIKANVLGISLNVPISLSLLLNFCNKAGDASGFQCS, from the coding sequence atggCTTCACAAATTATGACACTAAGTTACCTTCTATGCCTTAACCTTATGTTCTTCACTTTGGTTAGTGCTAATTACTATGTCCCTTGCCCACCACCGCCAAGTCCACCACCATCGTGTCATTCGTGTGGCGGCCACCATGGTGGCGGTTCAACACCACCCAAAACACCACCATCACTGACACCCCCATCTGGAGGCCACGGTCCAACAACACCCACAACTGGAGGTGACAAATGCCCCATTGACATCCTTAAGTTGGCAGCATGTGCTAATGTCCTTCCCGGATTACTCGGTGTAGTGCTCGGGGCCCCACCAAAAAGTCAATGTTGCAGTCTTATTAGTGGCTTGACTGACCTTGATGCAGCAATATGCCTTTGTACTGCCATTAAAGCTAATGTCTTAGGTATTAGCCTTAATGTTCCTATATCTTTAAGCTTGTTGCTAAACTTTTGCAACAAGGCCGGTGACGCCTCCGGCTTCCAGTGCTCTTAA